The genomic DNA CTGCTGTGTTACTGCTGTGGTACTGATGTGGTACTGCTGTGATACTGCTGTGGTACTGCTGTGGTACTGATGTGATACTGCTGTGGTACTGATGTGATACTGCTGTGATACTGCTGTGGTACTGATGTGATACTGCTGTGGTACTGATGTGATACTGCTGTGTTACTGCTGTGGTACTGATGTGGTACTGCTGTGATACTGCTGTGGTACTGCTGTGGTACTGATGTGATACTGCTGTGGTACTGATGTGATACTGCTGTGATACTGCTGTGGTACTGATGTGATACTGCTGTGATACTGCTGTGGTACTGATGTGATACTGCTGTGATACTGCTGTGGTACTGATGTGATACTGCTGTGGTACTGATGTGATAATGCTGTGATACTGCTGTGGTACTGCTGTGGTACTGATGTGGTACTGCTGTGGTACTGATGTGGTACTGCTGTGGTACTGATGTGATACTGCTGTGATACTGCTGTGGTACTGATGTGGTACTGCTGTGATACTGCTGTGGTACTGATGTGGTACTGCTGTGTTACTGCTGTGGTACTGATGTGGTACTGCTGTGGTACTGATGTGGTACTGCTGTGGTACTGATGTGATACTGCTGTGGTACTGATGTGATACTGCTGTGATACTGCTGTGGTACTGATGTGATACTGCTGTGGTACTGATGTGATACTGCTGTGTTACTGCTGTGGTACTGATGTGGTACTGCTGTGATACTGCTGTGGTACTGCTGTGGTACTGATGTGATACTGCTGTGGTACTGATGTGATACTGCTGTGATACTGCTGTGGTACTGATGTGATACTGCTGTGATACTGCTGTGGTACTGATGTGATACTGCTGTGATACTGCTGTGGTACTGATGTGATACTGCTGTGGTACTGATGTGATAATGCTGTGATACTGCTGTGGTACTGCTGTGGTACTGATGTGATACTGCTGTGGTACTGATGTGATACTGCTGTGATACTGCTGTGGTACTGCTGTGATACTGCTGTGATACTGCTGTGGTACTGCTGTGGTACTGCTGTGGTACTGCTGTGGTACAGCTGTGGTACTGCTGTGGTACTGATGTGGTACTGCTGTGGTACTGCTGTGGTACTGCTGTGGTACTGATGTGGTACTGCTGTGGTACTGCTGTGGTACAGCTGTGGTACTGATGTGATACTGCTGTGGTACTGCTGTGGTACTGCTGTGGTACTGCTGTGGTACAGCTGTGGTACTGCTGTGGTACTGCTGTGATTCTGCTGTGGTACTGCTGTGGTACTGCTGTTATACTGCTGTTGTACTGCTGTGGTACTGCTGTTATACTGCTGTGGTACTGCTGTTATACTGCTGTGGTACTGCTCTGATACTGCTGTGGTACTGCTGTTATACTGCTGTGGTACTGCTGTTATACAGCTGTGATACTGCTGTGGTACTGCTGTGGTACCGCtctgatactgctctgatacttCTGTGGTACTGCTGTGGTACTGCTGTGATACTGCTGTTGGTCTGATGTGGTACTGGTGTGGTACTGCTGTGATACTGCTGTGGTACTGCTGTGATACTGCTGTGGTACTGCTGTGATACTGCTGTGGTACTGCtctgatactgctctgatactgcTGTGATACTGCTGTGGTACTGCTGTGATACTGCTGTGGTACTGCTGTTATACTGCTGTGGTACTGCTGTGGTACTGCTCTGATACTGCTGTGATACTGCTGTGGTACTGCTCTGATACTGCTGTGGTACTGCTGTGATACTGCTGTGGTACTGCTGTGGTACTGCTCTGATACTGCTGTGATACtgctgtgaagagagagagaaagagagagagagacagagacagagacagagagagagagacagagagagagacagagagagagagagagagagagagagagagagacagagagagagagagagagagagagagagagagagagacagagagagacagagagagacagagacagagagacagagaggcagaagagagagagagagagacagagagacagagagagagagagagatagagagagagagagacagagagagagacagagNNNNNNNNNNNNNNNNNNNNNNNNNNNNNNNNNNNNNNNNNNNNNNNNNNNNNNNNNNNNNNNNNNNNNNNNNNNNNNNNNNNNNNNNNNNNNNNNNNNNcccctggtacagtgctatattaaccagaccatcccctggcatggtgctatattaaactgaaggcgctgtgaattatgcgcctgctctgaaatatgtgtTAGTTGCtttctaaacgagttggaaaaagtgggtttggtgccagatggtatcagtttggtgtcagaatgatatctaattgactgatggacactgaatTGCTagttgactttaaaaaaaaaaaaaacattcccaaagtaaactgcctatttctcaggacaagatgctagaatatgcatataattgacagcttaggatagaaaacgctctaaagtttccaaaactgtgaaaatattgtctgtgagtataacagaattgatattgcaggcgaaagcctgagacaaatccaatcaggaatcaggaagtgactcttattttgaaacctctgtgttcctttgcatccctattgaccattgaaagggatatcaaccatattccttttctatggcttccctaaggtgtctacagcctttagacgtagtttcaggcctttattttgaagaatgagcgtaaacgaccaCATTAAGTAAGTGgtcaggtgggggctctcagagtgattcttgcgcaaaagagagaggtagcaattgttcctcccggtcctagtgaaaagcggTTGATAAAAACGTTTGctatgtttctgtggacattatggatataatttggaatttttgtctgctttgtcgtgaccgctatttccggtggattcctgggcataacacATCAAACTAacagaggtatttggatataaaaaatatctttatggaacaaaaggaacatttactgtctaactgtgagtctcgtgagtgaaaacatccaaagatcatcataggtaaatggttaatttgattgctttacTGATTTTCGTAACCAAGCTTCCTGGTGCTAAGTGGAAATAATGCTACgttaggctatcgataaacttacacaaacgcttgtattgctttcgctgtaaagcataatttcaaaatctgagacgacaggtggattaacaaaaggctatgctgtgtttcaaaatatttcacttgtgatttcatgaatattaatattttctagtaatattttttgactgttgcgctatgctattcagcggttgcttatgacaattctcccggagcAGGGAGGAGTAATTctacagtgaggtaccatcaccaaaatgacattctgaaatcaacactaaaaatggcatcaccatagtctccagactgtgcagagttcaacgagacgccccgcttgaccgtagctggCTCTGAGTGCAGCAACCGTGAAAAAAAGCAGGCTCAAAATGAGGCCTGACCCTAAATTTCAGGGGCTTTTGGGGGACAGCGGCGGAACCGTTAGGGTTAGAAGGACAATTcgaccacaggaatgttcctatggtcctcccgatctgtgcaagcctaaccgtGACCATGTGGCATTAACCATTAACagtaaaaacagtttttttttttcatctcacagaatacaatgacatctctccccataggaatacttTGCATGCTCCTCTAAAGTCAACCTGAAgactatgtgggttatgaatgccttatgaccctgtcttcaatgacattccatcaggccactatgaggtctacctgtgttgattctaagcttcctggaccaaccggaagtgattaattcaccctaaaagtgttttgCCATGCCAAACCTGCAGTTTGTGAGAAATAGtgcaaccctgtgtaaatcagtcagttcttaacataaagacttaaaactcaggattctgtgaaagccaatgaggatatgtgtttactttcagcttcctgtgtcaaccggaagtgccttaaaaagGGGTCaaaggggctgtttcgaagggttaaagtTAAagaagtcagatctttccaaaacaccacatgtgtgattaggcaaccctcgtGAATTGTAAATCAgtaatttctcccaacagatgtcaaagaaaagctctctctcacacacacgcacacacacacacacacacacacacacacacacacacacacacacacacacacacacacacacacacacacagcaaggatggagtgacaaagtgtggTGCTTAAGGGCAGTAAGCATTTAACtacatgttgtattcagtgcatgagacaaataacatttgatttgattttggaagGGATCCTGGATTTGGGActctatttgttttattttgcacAAGCTGGGACCTCATCAAGAAGAAACTGACGATGGTAGGAACAGTACgaaaaaaacaagccagagctcccacctcagctgttgaatacacaGAGCAGGCCTATCAATTCCTCTCAGTTGGCTGACAGTGTCCTACGTGCCAAAGAAAGGCAAAAAAAAGTGGTACTCATGAGTAAGCTGCATAgggatgggagaatctgtggccaggaacatTGAAAAGCAGAAATCACAATggattacaatgccacaaaaggaGGGGTGGAAAATGTAGACACgctggtgactggctacagctgCAGAAGAAAAAACCCTATGCCACTTGTGATATTATTCAACATCTTGGACCTCCAAAGGAGACAGCTCTTTCTCGAGGagcaaggcattggtaagacctcaaatccagacaacaaggaccccagcttctgcagcAATTGTGAGGAGGATTGGATGCCCCTCAATTACcatttccataaaatactgtatgtaaaatgtgtccttccaatttattcagttcaaagcaataaacatcaataATGATGAAAACCTTGAAAAACCTTGTTTAATTTATATTTGTTCCagataaacatgatttattccaccCGTCTTGATAATAATAGATTTTTGTTTacgaaaatcacattttatttaaaaaaaatgaatagcgcttttattgataaatgtgatctagcAGTTAATGGCAAATATTAACCTATATAAAGTCAACATTACAAGTATTTTTACGtaaattgttatggctgtattgttttaaaaacaaTGTTGTAGGTCCATCAGACCcacataaaaaacaaaaacatgaacaccacacaagggttaaggaaagctttgactatgtacagactcagtgagcatagccttgctattgagaaatgtCTCTTTAGGCAGATCTGGCTTTCAAGAGAAGAcaagctatgtgcacactgcccacaaaatgaggtggaaacggtgctgcacttcctaacctcctgccaaatatataACTATATTTGAGACACATATTCCTCTAAGACAAATcgacaaagaatttgaaaacaaacccaattttgataaagtCCCATATCATACCATTGCGTGAACACCACCATGTGCACAGCAGCAAGAAATGGGTGAAGtacaaacaccatcatcatcaacatctaaatacacctctccaggtctgaataaataaatacaatccatatttatgtttattaatttactttgactattttcacgtcattacaacactgtatatagacagtggggagaacaagtatgtcatgcaataaaatgcaaattatttacttaaaaatcatacgatgtgattttctggatttttgttttagattccgtctctcacagttgaagtgtacctatgataaaaaaattacagacctctacatgctttgtaagtagaaaaacctgcaaaatcagcagtgtatcagatatatatttatatatattaacacattatgacatttgaaatgtatttattattttggaacttgtgtgagtttaatgtttactgttgactttttactgtttatttcatttggtttattatatattttatttgatattctattttattattatctatttcacttgctttggcaattttAACATATGTTCCAATGCCAATAAAGacatttgaatttaattgaaatagagagagagggagagcgagagaaaaggagagagagagagattttattgaaatgtgtttatttttatttaactaggcaagtcagtaaagaacaaattcttaatttacaatgacagtctaccccGACCAAAGGGAGAGAAAGTCATTAGATAAATgtttacggtctgatataccacgggttccagccaatcagcattcagggctggaactacccagtttataatgcaggtttcagcaccacTTAACAGTGTaaagaaccacccagtttataatgcaggtttcagcaccacttaacagtgtaaagaagaaccacccagtatataatgcaggtttcagcacctattaacagtgtaaagaagaaccacccagtttataatgcaggtttcagcacctattaacagtgtaaagaagaaccacccagtttataatgcaggtttcagcaccacTTAACAGTGTAAAGAAGAACCAGATAATCTGAATGTCAAGGTTTCTCATATTCTCACCTGTCACAGTCATCCAGCTCTCTGGTGATTCTCTTTCAGAGTTGGTACACGTGTAGAGTCCTTCATCTGACTTGGATACTGCAGGGATGGTCATCTCTCCTGTAGTCTCAGTCCTGATGAGGGATCCATCTTTGTAGAAATCAGCTGTGAGGTTAGAGGGAATTCTCTTATATCTGCAGCGCAGAGTCACAGAATCTCCCTCAGTCACAGGAAGGGCAGGGCTCTCCGGGATCACAGctccagctgtatataatatataaacatcatatataaacaggtctctccaggatcacagctccagctgtatataatatataaacatcatatataaacaggtctctccaggatcacagctccagctgtatataatatataaacatcatatataaacaggtctctccaggatcacagcaccagctgtatataatatataaacatcatatataaacaggtctctccaggatcacagctccagctgtatataatatataaacaggcctctccaggatcacagctccagctgtatataatatataaacatcatatataaacaggtctctccagtatcacagctccagctgtatataatatataaacatcatATATAAACATAACATCAGCTGTCTGAAACCAGATGAACCACTAAACACTATAATGTTAGTAGATGGTGTTTGTGGACATACCATGTACTGTGATGTTGACAGCATTGCTGTGTTCTCCAGACCCAGACTCACACCAGTACACTCCACTGTCTGATGGTATTAGTGGCACGATGCATGAAGACCCCTGTTGTTCTCCCCAGTCAGTATTACACTCTGAAAGGATTCCTCTCCCTGTGTTCCTCACCACTCTCCATCCAGCAGAGTTCCCCCAAACCTCAcagctcagagagacagactcatatTCAAAGAACTGAGATCTGTCAGGACTGACACTCAGAGAGGCTGGAAAGgagagatctggagagagagggagaaggtcaTGAGAAAATTAGCTCCTGACTCTTTCTGCAtttagagttagataaacttagatttttttgACAAGGACATATGTAGGAAACTCCTCCAAAACATAAGCTTCAAAATCAAAAGTCCAAACCTACAACCGGATTTTGGACAAAATTATTCCGGAAGGAGTCCTACTACCAAGGATTCTTCTTCCAACGATTCTTACTGCCAAGGATTCTTACTTCCAAGGATTCTACTACCAAGGATTCTACTACCAAGGATTCTACTACCAAGGATTCTACTACCAAGGATTCTACTACCAAGGATTTTACTACCAGGGATTATACTGCCAAGGATTCTTACTGCCAAGGATTCTAACTACCAAAGATTCTTACTGCCAAGGATTCTACTACCAATCATTCTAATTGCCATGGATTCTAACTGCCAGGGAATCTTACTAACAAGGATTCTACTACCAAGGATTCTTACAGCCAAGGGATTCATCCTGCCAAGGTTTCTTACTACCAAAGATTCTATTAGCAAGAATTCTAACTGCCAACGAATCTACTACCAAGGATTCTCACTGCCAAGGATTCTTACTACCAAGGATTCTTACTAACAAAGATTCTTACTTCCAAGGATTCTTACTGACAAGGATTCTACTACCAATGATTCTTACTGCCAAGGATTCTTACTGCCAAGGATTCTACTAACTAGGATTCTTACTGTCAAGGATCCTACTACCAAGTATTCTTACTACCAAGGTATCTATTACCAAGGATTCTTACTAACAAGGATTCTTACCGCCATGGATTCTTACTTCCAAGGATTCCTACTGCTCAGGATACTTTCTACCAAGGCATCTTACTGCCTATGAATCTTACTGCCAAGGATTCTACTAAAAATAATTATACTATAAAGGTTTCTTACTACCAGGGATTATATTACCGATGATTCTTGCCACCAAGGATTCTTACTGCCAAGAATTCTACTACCAAGGATTATTAACACCAAGGATTCTACTACCAAGGATTCTTACTGCCAAGGATTCTTACTGCCAAGGATTCGTACTTCCAAGGATTCTTACTGCCAAGGATTCTTACTACCAAGGATTCTACTTCCAAGGAATCTTACTACCAAGGATTTTTACTGCCAAGGATCCTACTACCAAGGATTCTTACTACCAACGCTTCTTACAGACAATGATTCTTACTGCCAAGGATTCTTACTGCCAAGGATTCTACTACCAAGGATTCTCCTGCCAAGGATTCTTACTTCAAGGGATGCTTACTGTCAAGGATTCCAACTGCCAAGGATTCTAACTGCCAAGGAATCATACTGCCACCGATTCTTATTGCCAAGGATTCTACTACCAATGATTCTACGACCTATGAATCTACTACCAAGGAATCTAAGAGTCAATGATTCTTACTGCCAAGGATTCTATTACCAAGAATTCTTACTGCCAAGGATTCTTACTGACACGGATTCTTGCTGCCAAGGATTCTTACAGCCAAGGATTATTATTGCCAAGGATTCTAATATGAAGGATTCTACTAACAAGGATTCTTACAGTTATTATATTACCAATGATTTTTACTACCAAGGATTATTACTGCCAAGGATTCTACCAACAAGGATTCTTAGTTCAAGAGATGCTTACTGCCAAGGATTCTACTACCAAGGATTCTACTACCAAGGATTCTTACTACCAAGGCTACCTACTACCAAGGATTCTACTACCAAGGATTCTTACTACCAAGGTATCTATTACCAAGGATTCTTACTAACAAGGATTCTTACTGCCATGGATTCTTACTTTCAAGGATTCCTACTGCTCAGGATTATTTCTACCAAGGCATTTTACTGCCAAATAATCTTACTGCCAAGGATTCTTACTGCCAAAGGATTTTACGAACAAAGATTCTACTATAAAGGTTTCTTACGACCAGGGATTATATTACCAATGATTCTTACCACCAAGGATTCTTACTGCCAAGAAATCTACTACCAAGGCTTTTTACTTCAAGCGATGCTTACTGCCAATGATTCTTACTGCCAAGGATTCTTACTACCAAGTATTCTTAAAACCAATGATTCTTCTACCAAGGAATCTACTATAAAGGATTCTTACTGACAAGGATTCTTACTGCCAAGGTTTCCACTTCCCAAAGATTCTTACTACCAAGGATTCTTACTGTAAAGGATTCTTACTGCCAAGTGTTCTTCCTGACAAGGATTCTTACTACCAAGGACTCTTACGACAAGTATTATTTCTACCAAGGTCTCTTATTGCCAAGGATTCTTACTTCAAAAGATTGTTACTACCAAGGATTAATATTACCAAGGAATTCTTACTGACGAGAATTCTGACATCCAAGGATTCTTACTACCAAGGAATCTACTATAAAGGATTCTTACTACCAAGGATTCTTACTGCCAAGGTTTCCACTACCAATGGTTCTTACTACCAAGGATTCTCACTGTAAAGGATTCTTACTGCCAATGATTCTTACTACCATGGGTTCTTACTACCAAGGAGTCTTACCGCCAGGGATTCTACAGCTAAGGATTCTTCTTCCAAAGATTCTTACTTTCAAGGATTCTTACTGCCAATGATTCTTACAACCAAGGATTCGTACTGACAAGGACTCTTACTGCCAAAGTATTCTTACTGCCAAAGAATCTACTACCAAGGATTCTTACTGCCACTGATTCTTACTACAAGGATTATTTCTACCAAGGTCTCTTATTGCGAAGGATTCTTACTTCAAAAGATTCTTACTACCAAGGATTAATATTACCAAGGAATTTTTACTGACGAGAATTCTGACATCCAAGGATTCTTACTACCAAGGAATCTACTATAAAGGATTCTTACTACCAAGGATTCTTACTGCCAAGGATTCTACTACCAATGATTCTAACTGCCATGGATTCATACTGCCAGGGACTCTTACTGCCAAGGATTCTACTACCAAGGATTTTTCCTACCAAGGGATTCTTACTGCCAAGGGTTTTTACTACCAAGGATTGTTACTACTAAGGATTCTTATTGCCAAGGATTCCCACTGCCAAGGATTAATACTGCCAAGGATTCATACTGCCAAGGAATCTACTACCAAGGATTCTTACAACCAAGGATTCTTACTAGCAATGTTTCCCTCTGTCAAGGATTCTACAACTAATGATTTTTAATACCAATGATTCTTACTGCTAAGGATTCTTACTGCCAAGGATTCTTACAGCCAATGATTCTTACTGCCAAGGATTATACTACCAAGGATTTTACTATCAAGGGTTGAACTACCAAGGATTATACTGCCAATGATTCTTACTGCCAAGGATTCTACAACTAATGATTCTTACTACCAAGGATTCTTACTGACAAGGATTCTACTACCAAGGGATTCTTACTGCCAAAGATTCTTACTGCCAATGATTCTACTAAATAGGATTCTTACTGCCAAGGATCCTCCTACCAAGGATTCTTACTCCCAAGGTATCTATTACCAAGGATTCTTACTAACAAGGATTCTTACTGCCATGTATTCTTACTTCCAAGGATTCCTACTGCTCAGGATTATTTCTACCTAGGCATCTTACTGCCAAATAATCTTACTGCCAAGGATTCTTACTGCCAAAGGATTCTACTAACAAAGATTCTACTATAAAGGTTTCTTACGACAGGGGTTATATTACCAATGATTCTTACCACCAAGGATTGTTACTGCCAAGAATTCTACTACCAAGGCTTTTTACTTCAAGTGATGCTTACTGTCAATGATTCTTACTGCCAAGGATTCTTACTACCAAGTATTCTTAACACCAATGATTCTTCTACCAAGGATTCCTACAGCCAAGGATTCTTACTGCCA from Oncorhynchus tshawytscha isolate Ot180627B linkage group LG15, Otsh_v2.0, whole genome shotgun sequence includes the following:
- the LOC121839362 gene encoding Fc receptor-like protein 5 isoform X1, which produces MERTCLLLLLLSTLVYCSLGQGGDLSFPASLSVSPDRSQFFEYESVSLSCEVWGNSAGWRVVRNTGRGILSECNTDWGEQQGSSCIVPLIPSDSGVYWCESGSGEHSNAVNITVHAGAVIPESPALPVTEGDSVTLRCRYKRIPSNLTADFYKDGSLIRTETTGEMTIPAVSKSDEGLYTCTNSERESPESWMTVTGENMRNLDIQIIWFFFTLLSGAETCIINWVVLLYTVNRC
- the LOC121839362 gene encoding Fc receptor-like protein 5 isoform X2 — encoded protein: MERTCLLLLLLSTLVYCSLGQGGASLSVSPDRSQFFEYESVSLSCEVWGNSAGWRVVRNTGRGILSECNTDWGEQQGSSCIVPLIPSDSGVYWCESGSGEHSNAVNITVHAGAVIPESPALPVTEGDSVTLRCRYKRIPSNLTADFYKDGSLIRTETTGEMTIPAVSKSDEGLYTCTNSERESPESWMTVTGENMRNLDIQIIWFFFTLLSGAETCIINWVVLLYTVNRC